DNA from Amycolatopsis sp. DSM 110486:
TCGACGCGGTCGAGCGCCTCGCCGTGGTCGGCCCGGGCGTCGTGAACGACGACCTGCGCGCCGCCTGCGCCGAGCACGGCCTCTGGTACCCACCCGACCCGGCGAGCTCCCCGTGGTCGACGATCGGCGGCAACGTCGCCACCAACGCGGGCGGCGTGTGCTGCGTGAAGTACGGCGTGACCCGCGACTACGTGCTCGGCCTGCAAGTCGTCACGGGCACCGGCGAACTCGTGCGGCTGGGGCGCCGCACCGCGAAGGGTGTGGCGGGCTACGACCTCGCCGGTCTGATGGTCGGCTCCGAGGGCACGCTCGGCGTCATCACCGAGATCACCGTGCGCCTGCGAGCCCAGCGCGCGCCCGAGAGCACGGTGGCGGGCTACTTCGACTCGACCGTCGCGGCGGGCGAAGCGGCCGCCGCGATCCGGGCGGCCGGCGTGGTGCCCTCGGCGCTGGAGCTGGTCGACCGCCACTGCCTCGTCGCCGTGGACGAGTGGAAGAACATGGGGCTGTCGGCCGACGCGGAGGTGGTGTTGCTGGGCCGCAGCGACGCGCCGGGCGCGGCGGGGGAGCACGAGGCCGCCGTAATGCTCGCGTGCTTCGAGAAGGCGGGCGCCACGTGGGCGGCGCAGTCGTCGGACCAGGCGGAGGCCGACGCGCTGTTCGCCGCTCGGCGGCTGGCATACCCGGCGCTGGAGCGGCTCGGCCCGCTGCTGACCGAGGACGTCTGCGTGCCCACCCACCTCGTGCCCGAGATGCTCGCGCGCATCGACCTCGCGGCGAAGCGGCACAACACGCTTATCGCCAACGTCGCGCACATCGGCGACGGCAACCTCCACCCGTTGCTCAGCACACCGGCCGGCGACGAGGACGCGCGGCGGCGTGCGCAGGCCGCGTTCGACGACATCGTGGCCGACGCGCTGGCCCTCGGCGGCACCGTGACCGGCGAACACGGCGTGGGCCTGCTCAAGCGGCCGGGGCTGCAAAACGAGCTCGGACCGGCGGTTCTGCAGATGCACCAGGCCGTGAAAAACGCGCTGGACCCGCACGGGATCCTCAATCCCGGGAAGGTTTTCGCTGTTCACTCGGTCGAGTGAACGTAAATAGTCCTCAAAGGACAGTGATCATCCTGTGACGGTTCTCTCGTAACCGATTTACGAAGTTGGTTGCCACAGGCAAGCAACTTGCTTAGCCTAGCTAAGGGAACGAGAGAAAGGTTTCACTGTGGCCGAGCGCAGAACGTATTCACTCGCGGAACTGGGTCCGCGATACAAGTGGATCGCGCTGTCCAACACG
Protein-coding regions in this window:
- a CDS encoding FAD-binding oxidoreductase, whose product is MLIEDLQAVLPPEVLVRDPDVLPSFAHDEAEWAPWALPEVVVRPRSAEDVQAAVKVCLKHRTPVVTRGAGTGLSGGANAVAGCVVLVTDRMTAIHEIDAVERLAVVGPGVVNDDLRAACAEHGLWYPPDPASSPWSTIGGNVATNAGGVCCVKYGVTRDYVLGLQVVTGTGELVRLGRRTAKGVAGYDLAGLMVGSEGTLGVITEITVRLRAQRAPESTVAGYFDSTVAAGEAAAAIRAAGVVPSALELVDRHCLVAVDEWKNMGLSADAEVVLLGRSDAPGAAGEHEAAVMLACFEKAGATWAAQSSDQAEADALFAARRLAYPALERLGPLLTEDVCVPTHLVPEMLARIDLAAKRHNTLIANVAHIGDGNLHPLLSTPAGDEDARRRAQAAFDDIVADALALGGTVTGEHGVGLLKRPGLQNELGPAVLQMHQAVKNALDPHGILNPGKVFAVHSVE